AGAATTAGTAACCGATTAGCAACCCGAACTCCCATTTTGGTATTTCCGTGCTTCTTACAAGCACTTAATAAAGCAGCCCAAACAGCTTCATCAGGCTGAAATGGCATCGTGTTAAGAAGGTTTTCAGCGTCCTCAAGGTGACCAGATCGACTAAACAAATCTAACAAGCAAGTATAATGTTGCAAAGAAGGATTTAACTTAAAATCTTCAATCATGGATTTAAAAAGACTCTTACCTTTGGTTACTAATCCAACATGACTACAAGCGTAGATTAATCCAACAAAAGTCACTTCGTTTGGCTTAATACCAgccaaaatcatatcatcataaaaCGATAATGCTTCAATAGCTCGCCCGTGTTGTGCCATCCCGACAATAATCGAGGTCCAAGATACAACATCTCTTCTCAACATGCTATCAAATATTTTCTTTGCTTCATCAATATCGCTACATTTTGCATACATATCCACAAGGGCATTGCTAACAAACAAACTAGATTCATAACCAAGGCCTAAAACAACACGATGAATCTGTTTCCCGAGTTGAAGTGCAGCTAAGTTAGCACAAGCTCCTACTATACTAGAAAGAATAAATGGATCCCACATATCGACCCCTTCTTTTCTAACTTCAAGAAACACATCAATGGCATCAAGAAAGTTCCCATTTTGCACAAAACCCGATATCAATGCAGTCCAACATTGCAAATTCTTTACTGGCAACTTCCTTAGAAGCTCAATCGCTTCGTTTTTCCTCCCACAACGAGCATACCCCGATATCATTGCACTCGAACAAATCAAATTCTTAACCAAAATCTcatcaaaaatcaattttgcaTTATCAGGTAATCCACATTTCGCATACATATCAACTAGAGAAGACTTAACAACATCATCGCACGAAAACGACGATTTCAAGAAC
This portion of the Lycium ferocissimum isolate CSIRO_LF1 chromosome 1, AGI_CSIRO_Lferr_CH_V1, whole genome shotgun sequence genome encodes:
- the LOC132053357 gene encoding pentatricopeptide repeat-containing protein At4g14050, mitochondrial, with the translated sequence MQHFQFLHQLQQCAKFHFPIIGKKLHAQIIKIGLNNCSLKLCNNLIDMYGKCGLLDNAVQLFDEMPQRDLASWASIFTAHNEANQHKKTLSIFPNMFLDGLLPDHFVFASIVKACANLSALKVGKQVHSQFLKSSFSCDDVVKSSLVDMYAKCGLPDNAKLIFDEILVKNLICSSAMISGYARCGRKNEAIELLRKLPVKNLQCWTALISGFVQNGNFLDAIDVFLEVRKEGVDMWDPFILSSIVGACANLAALQLGKQIHRVVLGLGYESSLFVSNALVDMYAKCSDIDEAKKIFDSMLRRDVVSWTSIIVGMAQHGRAIEALSFYDDMILAGIKPNEVTFVGLIYACSHVGLVTKGKSLFKSMIEDFKLNPSLQHYTCLLDLFSRSGHLEDAENLLNTMPFQPDEAVWAALLSACKKHGNTKMGVRVANRLLILGPKDPSSCILLSNTYAGAGLWENVSKLRKLMENLEVGKEPGYSCIDSGKELTTFYAGEAFYPMKDEIFGLLNEFDCEMRKRGYVPDTTFVLHDMEQQEKERQLFWHSERLAVAYGILMTVPGSVIRVVKNLRTCGDCHTVLKFISSITGREIVVRDANRFHHFDDGRCSCNDFW